TGCGAACTAAGTAAAGAAAAGTTACTATAACTGCCTACTACATGGGCTTGGTCAGATCGTGGGTAtgccatggcccatgtggcaTACCCCTTGGACACGCCCCTGGTACACGGTGCTGCCGATCTTCGCGTTCGACCACGCCGACCTCACCCGAATGGTGCCGATGTCCTCGGTGAGGTTGAGCGTGTACTGCGAGCCGGCGAAGGTGGCCACCGGGCTGAGCCACCTCAGGCTGCCGACCTCAGCCAGGGAGTAGAACCTGGGGAGCGCGTGGTACAGTTGGAGCGACTTGAGCTGGGCCTTGGTGAGGCTGGCAATGGCAGGcgtggtcttcttcttcttcttcttctttttcagcGCGGCAAACGCTGGGTCCCTGGGGACGAAGATGGTGATGCCCGCTTTGGTGTGGTCCGCCTGGCTCTGGATGGTTTCGATGACGCTGGTCTTTTGCATGTAGTTCAGGAAGGTCTGGAATGGGCCGGCTACGTCGAGGAGATCAGCGAGGTCGACATGGTGCACCGGGGGTGGCAGATCGATTGGGGATGATGGAGCAGCAGGATTCTTGGTCTCGTGAGCAACTGCTAGTGACGAGAGCGCGACGGCTAGCACGGCCGTGGCAAAAATGATCTTTTTGAACACCATTATGAAGTCTTCACTTCTTGTCCGGTCCAAAGTATATTCCTGCGGGTTCATGCAAGAACAGTGAAGTAATATTAAACATCGAATCTGGTGCTCTTTTTCTGTGTAAATCTGAACAACTGAACTGTAACTGTATCGGTTTGAGTTTGCTAGTGGCCACAACACAAGCAAATATGTCTAACTTGATGCAGAAAGCACTAGAGTTGCCGGTCAGCTTCAAGAGTTCGATCTGTGTTGCCATTCCTGGTTGCATGTGCACATCTTGTTCTTCAAATTTACACAAATTAATATTGGAAATTTCAATACGTATTACTATATTAGCCATGTGCAGATTCAACATTGAGGAGGGCTGGACTAGAAATCAGTCAGAAATCAAGCAAAAAAAAGGTGCTCCTAGCTTGATCTGGTGTGCTACATTGGGTGTTCAGATTCTTATGAATAAACCAGTGATAcagctacacaaatctaaagGCACCTGAATCTGAAGGATCCAGAAACCAGCCACGAAATTAAACATTCTATAAGAGCTTCTACTTGAGGAACAGTTGCTTCAGCCTATACTCTGAAAAGCAAGCAGGACGAGGGTTTGGGACTCCTCGAGTCGAGAACTTTGGAACTAGACCCAAGTTCTGCAAAAGCCTGATGCTCTTTCAGCATCACTTCAAGACATCTGAATGCAGAGTGAGAGACAGCAGGGTGGGGAGGGAGACTGACCTGAGCAGAGGAGGGGTCGTCGGAAGGCTCTCAAGTCTgtcctccaaaaaaaaaaaggaaggctCTCAAGTCTGAAGGCGGGCAGATGGCATCGCAACAGGAAATGGAGGATGGGGAATGGGGTCATGGAAGTTGGAAGTCAGCAGGAGTGTGCTATAAAATTGGTGACGACATGGTGCGCGCGCGGAGCACAGAGTTATCCTCTATGCCTCGAACTCACGCCCACCTTGGTCACATACCATGTGGCCACTTCCCTCTCCCCGCTGGCTGGTTCTTTGACTGCCACCTCTCGTGGCCCATTCTGACTCAGGGTTAACAATTTTGTTTTTATTGTTCGGAATTTCGTTgggtccctgttcgcccttatatatccgggggatagggttacatagAAAGTCCTAACCGAGTACAGATGAAGTCCTATTACAACATGATCGGGTAGTTTCATTTGTACTGCAACTAGTTCTACgcttattcgggtagttacaaaaaaggtaaggtacatccatgagctattccttactctaaaacattctatgcctataaccagtcccgctgccccgggtctgataaGCCCTCGAGCTCTTCGTAACCGAGTCCtgtaggcgtcgagtacttggtgggcgtcttcgagtacttcaagtagtcagaagaCCTTCCTTCAAAtatgtcgagtagtccttcaagtacttccggttgctccgaggctgtgaggtactcaaaccccgaaatcttgatcatatgtggtgcgcgaagtactcgcgcttcatatggagtagcccccgagccttaggttgaattgcAGAATCAGGCCGAGGGTTACTTCAGTCTTTTcccttcattattttccaaaaaaattgaaaaataaatctctgatacacatatcccgcagcccccgagccttaaattaAAATTCCTTATGCTGCGGGTAGCCCCCGAgctaatatttggaattaaggatttaagacgtggcatcagattttattctttagaatatttgcaggattcatcaaaTCCGgtcgaaaagacctctttttcgggtaaaatcccagaaaaatgatacaattgaatacgccacactgattgcacccgaaataacttcagaCATAAAACCCGGGATGCACGGCTGATTACTGTGTGCTCACGTGGGACGTTACTGTATGGGGAATCTGCATTATTACGTCCTTGAATGCGTCCATGAATGCTGCAACTGTAGCATCACGGGTTGTCCCCAGTAGTgccccttgtggctataaaaggcggGAGAGAGGCCCTTGCTAGAAGCACCAATgtgtagcagccatggcttattcttggtgttcttgctctcgccctcctgaagtttgtgtagtcttttccaacaaaaaatgctagaagagaacttgcgagtgataagagaagtccctgctacctcatcctgccacTCCCATACTCTCAttggatccattttggacatcatgtccttgcatcttccaatgaggcaggttctcTGTGGACTGGTTGAGTCTTATTATATCATACTCTTGGGTTCCCAGGTTGAGACTACCCAAGAATTTACATCTCTAGtgaggagacttaatcttgtcacaacgtattcagggaaaaggagaaatttctccacaaaatgctacaagaggacttgcgaggtgattactgtaatctgcctccaaactcttgaaacttttctcccggAATACGAGTATTTTTATTCCCTTAATGAGAATAACAAGTTTGTgctttgtcacggcctcgggccgatctagctgcagcaggcatcgactagaagctccaagagatccaggCGATGTGTGTGCAGTCTGAGTCGCTATAAAGCTAGTTAagaaaaaagtactcgagttgtaatatcgagtagttgtactgtgtcgagtacttttccttggtctggaatgtaatcccagtagaggaaagaagagtcgagtagttgactagggatgtgagtgttttatTTTTCCATAATGTAATtttagaaaaaggaatgtctcatAAAATCCCGTTTTTTTCGCGATTTGCAACAGACTACTTGACTattgggtgtttttaccatgctgccgccgccattataaaatgaaacggtaactaggttttaccccaccggctgCCATTCACTTTCGCTGCTTTAGATCTGTTCTCGCTCTCAAGCCCCCAGATCTAAAGTTTTTGCTTCTCCTTGCTTCCCAACTCTAAGGGTTTAGCtagtgtatgcgcgtgaagcgctcCGTAGATTTTcggatggcccccaagaaagcGAGTAAGGGGAAGGGTGCGGCTGCGGAGCTAACCCGGGAAGAAGGCTGGAACATGAGTAAGTGCTCCCAATCTGACCTTGAAACCTTAGTTTCGGGTGGTTTTTTGGTTCCCAgatctgttatccaatggcgtcctgccttgggtaaGGATGATCCGTATGAAAATATGGGAGAAATTGTTGTTTTCACACCTTATCTGGAacggggattggggtttccttgtttGTCTTTCTTCTCTGGTCTCCTGCGCTACTACAAGATCCAGCTCCACCATTTAACccccaattcctttgttcatatctcaatcttcgtgcatttgtgcgaagcttttctgggcatcgagccccattttgaagtCTTCTAGTTCCTTTTCCACTTGAAACCGCAGCCAGACTCCTtcgttttagatgtagtaggaggtgcgggtTTCCAACTTAGATAAAGGAAGGATAGAGTGTATATTTCGTATAGTCTTAGCAGTAAAGTAATCGACTGAaagcccaagtggttctataTCGAAAACAAGTGGGACAGCTTTCCAGCGATTACTCCAGGCCCTCCTATCCAATGGCCTGAGTGAAATaagaaaccagtcgacgagagtcaaATTCCTGAGCTGCTCGAACGGATTGCCAATCTGAGGCAAAATATGTTGAATGGAGAGGCAGTCAtatttgactggatgaagcgaaAATCCAGCTGTTACAGGCTCGGGAAACGCTTGGTTTCTAGTatcaaggaatagctgactcATCACGgtactcgaaggaagagatctcggatgatgaGGCGtttagtcgagtacaacgactgctaaaggatgtaaagaaaatcccagttgttcctgATACTTTTTCTGCTGCCAGTCctccgaagcaggtacttgataagagtagtcgatacgtagtgatcgagtactttaccttagtgtgaatctgataggatttgctttctataggaggacgtggagcgctttaagagtagtccttcacCGCTAGGCATTTATTCACCCTTTTACTCTTCTAGACTTTTTGGTTTATTAACCAAGTCTTAATATGCTCATATGAGAATTCATATAAATGATATTAATGTCTATCCTGGGTTCTGCAGACGAGGAGGCGGCTGGAGACAGGAGTGATAGGGAGCTCAGCCCTACTCCGAGTATCGATACCCAAATTGGGCATCCAAAGGGTACTCGGTCGGTGGCGAGGAAGCGTAGCAGCTTCTCCCAACCTGCTAGCGATAGGTAAATAGGTAGTTGtattgcaatcgagtactttctagttgtcgatttgcaagttttgatttgtgtttttgctttttcaagtccggcggctaagataCCACGGACCtcatcatctggggatgatgctgtggtgggacAAACTGTCCCTTCCACCATAGTGGACCCATTAAAGGGGACTGGGACTACTCTACCGGTGAGTAGTTCCAATGTAGATAATGCCAAAGATGCGGGTAAGCAGGTCATTATTGCGAGGCCTACCTGAAAGTTGGGCGCAAAGAAGCTTGCCTTTAAGAGGGCTCCTACGTAAATTTTCTTGAAACTTGTAGTTGTAGGATTTTGCCTTTGTATCGAGTAGTTaataactactttgtcttttcAGCGACACAGTTTTGGGGAAAGATGCTGAGGACGACTCAGCCCCCAAGTCGGTGATGGAGAAGCCTCTGGGTACTCCTGATATAAGTGCTCGTGATGCGGAGGACATGGCCAATGCCATGCTTCGGGATTCTCCGTTGCCCGACACCGAGAGGAGCGATGAGAAGCTCCCAGAGGATGATGGAAGCGGCAAGCttccggaggaggaagatgatggGGAGAAGCTTCCCGAGGGGGACAATGATAAGCTGCTTGAagagacccctgcaggtaaacTTGCACCTCCTTTTGTTGAAGAAGTCTTTTTTTGTCTACTCTTAATTTGATTAAGTAGCATATTGTTCCGCTAGATCCCCAAATTGTAGGGAATACTGTAGGGAGGATTGAAGATGTGCGAGCGAGTACTTCCCAGGTCTCATCGGGAAATGACTTGCTGCGAGAAAAGGTGGAGCTTGCATTCAAGCTactggaggtaagtagtcgaatactttCGAATACTTTAgtatagatcgagtagtatactgatctttttgtttttgcaggaaGCGCTGAGGCGGGAGAGTGGCCAAGCCCATGATGAGACAGAGTTGAATGCTCTGAAAGAGAGGGTGAAGACGCTCTCATCCGAGAAGGTTGCTCTCCAGGGGAAGCTTAAGAAGCTTTCCCAatccaagaaaggttagtcttagCATGCATGATGCAGTCGACTATTTAATCTGtctggtgtttataagattttatttcaatcgagtacacagcttgtgcaaaatctttaaagattcgggaaagcttggtactggatctaatgGTTCTTATGTACCACAACACAGATGAAATtgaaaagctcaagaagatcaaggcggATTCAGACTAGGAGAAGGTGGGAGCCATGAAGCAACTGAAAGAGCTATccgagtctcgagactcgatgcagcgaGAACTTATCGCGTTGCGGGAGATCAGGGATGTTGCCCAAGAAGTAGCCGAGGCTATGGAGATCCCGGAAGGGAACGAAGGCGAACCGCTCTCGCTGGCGGGGAAACTTCATAAAGTACCCGAGGCCTTTGAAAGGTatgtctccacaaccacccgtcagtacgtgggtcatgtactcgggttggtaaagtcttattggccaaccacttgTCTGGACGCACTTGGGAAGGGCGCCAAGGCTGAGTGTACTGAAGAACAATTCAGTCGGTATTTGGAAGAAACTGCTGTGGtggtgtaacatcccaaaaattcaccCAAAGAAATCACATGCTAAAAATgaatttcaaaattattttaaaatctTCTTCGTTGTTGAGCACAAACTGTTTCAAAATCTTTCCCGTCTGAGCTCCCAACCTCCCGAAAATCCTTCACGGCAATTTCTGCCGTTTCGTCTCCCTGTTCTTCCTCGTTCCGCGCAACGCGCTGCGCTGTGCCCAACCGCCGTGCGTGGATGAccgtcgccgcgaatcccgccgaccgccgctccctcttttccctctctctttttctctctccctttctttttctttttccttctccctccttctctctctccttcctccccctcctcacTGCCGCGCCCTCCCGTGCA
The Panicum virgatum strain AP13 chromosome 6N, P.virgatum_v5, whole genome shotgun sequence genome window above contains:
- the LOC120678235 gene encoding fasciclin-like arabinogalactan protein 7, which translates into the protein MNPQEYTLDRTRSEDFIMVFKKIIFATAVLAVALSSLAVAHETKNPAAPSSPIDLPPPVHHVDLADLLDVAGPFQTFLNYMQKTSVIETIQSQADHTKAGITIFVPRDPAFAALKKKKKKKKTTPAIASLTKAQLKSLQLYHALPRFYSLAEVGSLRWLSPVATFAGSQYTLNLTEDIGTIRVRSAWSNAKIGSTVYQGRVQGTANTLGRRVYSCLSNHFMNYSGLSTTAVYGTAPVAVYEVDKVLLPSQIFESEPVLV